From Meles meles chromosome 5, mMelMel3.1 paternal haplotype, whole genome shotgun sequence, one genomic window encodes:
- the LOC123942070 gene encoding 40S ribosomal protein S15a, with translation MVRMNVLADALKSINNAEKRGKRQVLIRPCSKVIVRFLTVMMKHGYIGEFEIIDDHRAGKIVVNLTGRLNKCGVISPRFDVQLKDLEKWQNNLLPSRQFGFIVLTTSAGIMDHEEARRKHTGGKILGFFF, from the coding sequence ATGGTGCGCATGAATGTCCTGGCAGATGCTCTCAAGAGCATCAACAATGCTGAAAAGAGAGGCAAACGCCAGGTTCTTATTAGGCCGTGCTCCAAAGTCATCGTCCGGTTTCTCACTGTGATGATGAAGCACGGTTACATTGGCGAATTTGAAATCATTGATGATCACAGAGCTGGGAAGATTGTTGTGAACCTCACAGGCAGGTTGAACAAGTGTGGAGTGATCAGCCCCAGGTTTGATGTACAACTGAAAGATCTAGAAAAATGGCAGAATAACCTGCTCCCGTCCCGCCAGTTTGGTTTCATTGTACTGACAACTTCAGCTGGCATCATGGACCATGAAGAAGCAAGACGAAAACACACAGGAGGGAAAATCCTGGGATTCTTTTTCTAG